A region of Deinococcus rubellus DNA encodes the following proteins:
- a CDS encoding CobW family GTP-binding protein, with amino-acid sequence MTLPDPPDPLFTFDPPADQRIPVTVIGGFLGAGKTTLVNHLIRSSPQHFGVIVNEFGVVGVDGGLIEAVRAEEDGLDLTELTAGCLCCSGRDDLLRALITLALRDVKPTHVLIELSGVADPVPVLGTLLEPQVRAAFRVGSLVAVADAAQLRRTLAEYREGARQLAYAGVVVLNKADQVGEETLSAAEDAVRSVNPLATVIRASRGQVGVDDLLARRDFDPERLIDAPATLHTPGLKSLVLRCERPLDPYRWHAFLREYILSRPAEVLRVKGYLSFHDQPGRILFQSVRDVFTADRVDSRPGETGLTELVVIGRGLEKTEYESALAGCQMETASS; translated from the coding sequence ATGACCCTCCCCGATCCGCCCGATCCCTTGTTCACCTTTGACCCTCCTGCCGATCAGCGCATCCCCGTCACCGTCATCGGCGGTTTTCTGGGCGCGGGCAAAACCACCCTGGTCAACCACCTGATCCGCTCCTCGCCGCAGCATTTCGGGGTCATCGTCAACGAGTTCGGGGTGGTGGGCGTGGACGGCGGCCTGATCGAAGCGGTGCGGGCTGAAGAGGACGGCCTTGATCTCACCGAACTGACGGCGGGCTGCTTGTGCTGCTCGGGCCGGGACGACCTGCTGCGGGCGCTCATCACGCTGGCCCTGCGCGACGTTAAGCCCACCCACGTGCTGATCGAGCTGTCTGGCGTGGCCGATCCGGTGCCGGTGCTGGGCACGCTGCTGGAGCCGCAGGTTCGCGCCGCCTTCCGGGTGGGCAGCTTGGTGGCGGTGGCCGACGCCGCCCAGTTGCGCCGCACCCTGGCCGAGTACCGCGAGGGCGCGAGGCAACTGGCTTACGCGGGCGTGGTGGTGCTCAACAAGGCCGATCAGGTCGGCGAGGAAACCCTCAGTGCCGCCGAGGACGCCGTGCGGTCCGTCAATCCACTGGCCACCGTCATCCGGGCCAGCCGGGGACAGGTTGGCGTGGACGACCTGCTCGCCCGGCGCGACTTCGACCCAGAACGCCTGATCGACGCCCCGGCCACACTGCATACACCGGGGCTGAAGTCGCTGGTGCTGCGCTGTGAGCGGCCTCTCGACCCGTACCGCTGGCACGCCTTCCTGCGCGAGTACATTCTGTCGCGCCCCGCAGAGGTGCTGCGGGTCAAGGGGTATCTGAGCTTTCACGATCAGCCGGGCCGCATCCTGTTTCAGTCGGTGCGCGACGTGTTCACGGCAGACCGGGTGGACAGCAGACCGGGCGAGACCGGATTGACCGAACTGGTCGTCATCGGGCGCGGATTGGAGAAAACCGAGTACGAATCGGCGCTGGCGGGGTGTCAGATGGAGACGGCTTCGAGCTAG